A single Ketogulonicigenium vulgare WSH-001 DNA region contains:
- a CDS encoding ABC transporter ATP-binding protein produces MTPVLSLRDLRVAFSVDGDWREVLHGISLDVMPGETVAIVGESGSGKSVTSLSIMGLLPKTSARVSGSITLNGRELVGLPQTQMQKLRGGDMAMIFQEPMTSLNPVFTVGQQLAEAISAHRKLSAAEIRAEAIRLLEKVRIPNAEARLKAYPHEFSGGMRQRVMIAMALASKPKLLIADEPTTALDVTIQGQILDLIKTLQEEEGMSVLFITHDMGVVAEVADRTIVMFRGDAVESGPTAQIFTQQQHPYTRALLAAVPSMGAMEGQAHPLRFGIVDKETGLASPEVPLDTPVDTSAPILSLRNLVTRFDVKGGWLGRKTGAVHAVENVSFDLFPRETLSLVGESGCGKSTIGRSIMRLTDSIAGEILIDGEDMRTMPKSRLNSLRRQAQMIFQDPFASLNPRMTIAEALTEPFLTHKMGSRAEARAKAEHLMEQVGLSPAMLSRFPHEFSGGQRQRISIARALVLDPKIIIADESVSALDVSIKAQVVNLLMDLQDRLGLSYLFISHDMAVVERVSHRVAVMYLGEIVEIAPREALFANPQHAYTKKLIAAVPVPDPARRGLRRAISNDEIKSPIRAVDYVPPKRHYREVGAGHFVMEA; encoded by the coding sequence ATGACCCCCGTTCTTTCCCTGCGTGATCTGCGCGTCGCTTTTTCGGTTGATGGCGACTGGCGCGAGGTGCTGCACGGCATCTCGCTGGATGTGATGCCGGGCGAGACGGTTGCCATCGTGGGCGAAAGCGGCTCGGGCAAATCGGTCACCTCGCTGTCGATCATGGGGCTTTTGCCCAAGACCTCTGCCCGCGTCAGCGGCTCGATCACGCTGAACGGGCGCGAGTTGGTGGGTCTGCCGCAAACGCAGATGCAAAAGCTGCGCGGCGGCGATATGGCGATGATCTTTCAAGAGCCGATGACCTCGCTGAACCCGGTGTTCACCGTCGGCCAGCAATTGGCCGAGGCGATCAGCGCGCATCGCAAGCTATCCGCCGCCGAGATCCGTGCCGAGGCGATCCGTCTGCTTGAAAAGGTGCGCATCCCCAATGCCGAGGCGCGGCTGAAAGCCTATCCGCATGAATTCTCGGGCGGGATGCGCCAGCGGGTGATGATCGCGATGGCGCTGGCGTCAAAGCCGAAACTGCTGATCGCGGACGAGCCGACGACGGCCTTGGATGTGACGATCCAGGGCCAGATCCTCGATCTGATCAAGACGTTGCAGGAAGAAGAGGGCATGTCCGTCCTGTTCATCACGCATGACATGGGCGTCGTGGCCGAGGTTGCGGATCGCACCATTGTCATGTTCCGCGGCGATGCGGTCGAATCCGGCCCGACGGCGCAGATCTTTACCCAGCAGCAGCACCCCTATACCCGTGCCCTGCTGGCCGCTGTGCCCAGCATGGGCGCGATGGAAGGGCAGGCCCATCCGCTGCGCTTTGGTATCGTTGACAAGGAAACCGGCCTTGCCAGCCCCGAGGTGCCGCTGGATACCCCGGTGGATACCTCGGCGCCGATCCTCAGCCTGCGCAATCTGGTCACCCGTTTCGACGTGAAGGGCGGCTGGCTGGGGCGCAAAACCGGCGCGGTTCATGCGGTCGAGAATGTCTCGTTCGATCTGTTCCCGCGCGAGACCCTGTCACTGGTGGGCGAATCCGGTTGCGGCAAATCGACCATCGGCCGATCCATTATGCGCCTGACCGACAGTATCGCGGGCGAGATCCTGATCGATGGCGAGGATATGCGCACCATGCCCAAATCCCGCCTGAACAGCCTGCGCCGCCAAGCGCAGATGATCTTTCAGGACCCCTTTGCCAGCCTGAACCCCCGCATGACCATTGCCGAGGCGCTGACTGAACCCTTCTTGACCCATAAGATGGGCAGCCGCGCCGAGGCGCGGGCCAAGGCCGAGCATTTGATGGAACAGGTGGGCCTGTCGCCTGCGATGCTGTCGCGTTTTCCGCATGAGTTTTCGGGCGGGCAACGCCAGCGCATCTCGATCGCGCGGGCGCTGGTGCTGGACCCAAAGATCATCATTGCCGATGAAAGCGTCTCGGCGCTGGATGTTTCGATCAAGGCGCAGGTGGTCAATCTGTTGATGGATCTGCAAGATCGCCTAGGCCTGTCGTATCTGTTCATCAGTCACGACATGGCCGTGGTCGAGCGCGTCAGCCACCGCGTCGCGGTGATGTATCTGGGCGAGATTGTCGAGATCGCGCCCCGCGAAGCGCTGTTCGCCAATCCGCAGCACGCCTATACGAAAAAGCTGATTGCCGCTGTGCCGGTGCCCGATCCCGCGCGTCGGGGGCTGCGCCGTGCCATCAGTAATGACGAGATCAAAAGCCCGATCCGCGCCGTGGATTATGTGCCGCCAAAACGGCACTACCGCGAAGTGGGCGCCGGGCATTTCGTCATGGAGGCCTGA